From Oncorhynchus mykiss isolate Arlee chromosome 6, USDA_OmykA_1.1, whole genome shotgun sequence, the proteins below share one genomic window:
- the fbxo4 gene encoding F-box only protein 4 isoform X1: MSGRSQSDESVVIRSLRHFREKYFNARKNVSDQVHAAEVPSEDAPPGFLDCLPVDLQFLIMTLLSPVDLCRLGATSSYWRAMVRDPLLWRYFLVRDMPKWPSINHVTMPRLEALHTPLCVGEKEMEEPGHDFMTDYLKGYPACRQQWFPQRPPYSVVTSFLQSLVPTATEPRYAMFGPGMEQLDVSMVTKLMHTPDVLPVAGIPQRQINGIGSGISYVYKNQHKFNILTLYSTNRAERERARMEQQSVSNKLFIQEGRDQSGHPHFSPTPQVQEVCQAVDGFIYVANAEPGRGDDGEVEWAQIQALVDPALGSSSRPLLVLSCVSREEPDQIRTTSSNSTRTPCVDMAQRLCLPMLPNPWMVQDTVAESLSGVLDGISWLLGCSGLRL, encoded by the exons ATGTCAGGGAGAAGTCAGAGCGACGAATCTGTAGTTATACGAAGTCTCAGACATTTCCGAGAGAAGTACTTCAATGCAAGGAAAAACGTCAGTGATCAGGTGCATGCAGCAGAAGTCCCCAGTGAAGATGCACCGCCGGGCTTTTTGGACTGTTTACCC GTGGACCTACAGTTCCTGATCATGACCCTGCTGTCTCCTGTGGACCTCTGTCGTCTGGGGGCCACTAGTAGCTACTGGAGGGCTATGGTCAGAGACCCCTTACTATGGAGATACTTTCTGGTCAGGGACATGCCTAAATGGCCCTCCATCAACCATGTGACCATGCCCCGGTTAGAGGCCTTACACACCCCTCTGTGTgtgggggagaaggagatggaggagccAGGTCATGACTTCATGACAGA TTATCTAAAGGGCTACCCAGCCTGCAGACAGCAATGGTTTCCCCAGAGGCCGCCATACAGCGTTGTGACTTCCTTCCTCCAGTCGCTGGTGCCCACCGCCACTGAGCCGCGCTACGCCATGTTTGGCCCCGGCATGGAACAGCTGGATGTCTCCATGGTGACCAAGCTCATGCACACCCCAGATGTGCTCCCTGTAGCAGGGATACCCCAGAGACAGATCAATG GTATTGGATCTGGGATTAGTTACGTGTACAAAAACCAGCACAAATTCAACATTCTGACTCTCTACTCAACCAACAG ggcagagagggagagagcccgCATGGAACAGCAGAGTGTCAGCAACAAACTCTTCATCCAGGAGGGAAGGGACCAATCAGGACACCCACATTTTAGCCCCACCCCTCAGGTCCAGGAAGTGTGTCAGGCGGTGGATGGGTTCATCTATGTGGCCAATGCAGAGCCAGGAAGAG GTGATGATGGGGAGGTGGAGTGGGCTCAGATCCAGGCGTTGGTGGACCCTGCCTTAGGCTCATCCTCCAGACCCCTCCTGGTCCTGTCCTGTGTgtccagagaggaaccagaccagatcagaaCCACCAGCTCCAATAGTACCAGAACCCCCTGTGTGGATATGGCTCAGAGACTCTGCCTGCCCATGCTGCCCAACCCCTGGATG GTTCAGGACACAGTAGCAGAGTCTCTGTCTGGTGTCTTAGATGGGATCTCCTGGCTGCTGGGGTGTTCTGGTCTCAGGCTGTAA
- the fbxo4 gene encoding F-box only protein 4 isoform X2, with protein sequence MRNAITCCEYKVDLQFLIMTLLSPVDLCRLGATSSYWRAMVRDPLLWRYFLVRDMPKWPSINHVTMPRLEALHTPLCVGEKEMEEPGHDFMTDYLKGYPACRQQWFPQRPPYSVVTSFLQSLVPTATEPRYAMFGPGMEQLDVSMVTKLMHTPDVLPVAGIPQRQINGIGSGISYVYKNQHKFNILTLYSTNRAERERARMEQQSVSNKLFIQEGRDQSGHPHFSPTPQVQEVCQAVDGFIYVANAEPGRGDDGEVEWAQIQALVDPALGSSSRPLLVLSCVSREEPDQIRTTSSNSTRTPCVDMAQRLCLPMLPNPWMVQDTVAESLSGVLDGISWLLGCSGLRL encoded by the exons ATGAGAAATGCCATAACATGCTGTGAGTATAAG GTGGACCTACAGTTCCTGATCATGACCCTGCTGTCTCCTGTGGACCTCTGTCGTCTGGGGGCCACTAGTAGCTACTGGAGGGCTATGGTCAGAGACCCCTTACTATGGAGATACTTTCTGGTCAGGGACATGCCTAAATGGCCCTCCATCAACCATGTGACCATGCCCCGGTTAGAGGCCTTACACACCCCTCTGTGTgtgggggagaaggagatggaggagccAGGTCATGACTTCATGACAGA TTATCTAAAGGGCTACCCAGCCTGCAGACAGCAATGGTTTCCCCAGAGGCCGCCATACAGCGTTGTGACTTCCTTCCTCCAGTCGCTGGTGCCCACCGCCACTGAGCCGCGCTACGCCATGTTTGGCCCCGGCATGGAACAGCTGGATGTCTCCATGGTGACCAAGCTCATGCACACCCCAGATGTGCTCCCTGTAGCAGGGATACCCCAGAGACAGATCAATG GTATTGGATCTGGGATTAGTTACGTGTACAAAAACCAGCACAAATTCAACATTCTGACTCTCTACTCAACCAACAG ggcagagagggagagagcccgCATGGAACAGCAGAGTGTCAGCAACAAACTCTTCATCCAGGAGGGAAGGGACCAATCAGGACACCCACATTTTAGCCCCACCCCTCAGGTCCAGGAAGTGTGTCAGGCGGTGGATGGGTTCATCTATGTGGCCAATGCAGAGCCAGGAAGAG GTGATGATGGGGAGGTGGAGTGGGCTCAGATCCAGGCGTTGGTGGACCCTGCCTTAGGCTCATCCTCCAGACCCCTCCTGGTCCTGTCCTGTGTgtccagagaggaaccagaccagatcagaaCCACCAGCTCCAATAGTACCAGAACCCCCTGTGTGGATATGGCTCAGAGACTCTGCCTGCCCATGCTGCCCAACCCCTGGATG GTTCAGGACACAGTAGCAGAGTCTCTGTCTGGTGTCTTAGATGGGATCTCCTGGCTGCTGGGGTGTTCTGGTCTCAGGCTGTAA